CGGCCAGCGTTCGATGGCCTCAGCCGCGATGCGGCCGATCTCGGCCTCCGCCATGCCGGGATAGTGCTCGAGCTCGAGCGCCGACAGCGTGCCCTGCTCGTCACGGCAAAGGCCGGAAAAGGTGACCACGGCGCCGATATCGGTCCGGCCCTTGGTCAGGCCGGCGATCTCGGCGGCGACGTCGAAATCCTCGCGTTGGATGCGGATGGCGGGCACGACGGCGCCGGCCATGTCAGCCTCCGGTCATCGGCGGAAACAGCGCGATCTCGCGCGCACCGGCGATCTTCTCGCGGTGGCCGACATGTTCCTGGTTGATGGCGACACGGATGACGTCGGGGTATTGCAGCGCGTTTTCGTACTCCTCGCCGCGCGACTTCAGCCAGCGCAGCAGGTCGCCCACCGTCTCGATGCCGGAAGGCAAGTCGACGTCCTCTTCCGGCTTGCCGATCCGCTCGCGTACCCAGGCGAAATAGATGAGCTTGGTGGACATCTCACTCATCCATGATGTGCTTGAGGCCGGCACGGAAATAGTCGTAGCCGGTGTAGAGCGTGACGAGCGCCGCGACCCACAACAGCACCAGGCCGATCTGGGTGGTCAGCGGAAAGATCTTGTCGCCGGCCGGGCCGACCAGCAGGAAGGCGATGGCGACCATCTGGATGGTGGTCTTCCACTTGGCGAGCTGCGTCACCGGCACCGACACTTTCAGGGCCGCCAGATATTCGCGCAGGCCCGAAACCAGGATCTCGCGGCACAGGATGATGATCGCCGCCCAGAGCGACCAGCCGGCGATGCCGGCGTGGCGGTCTGTGTCGGCGGCAAGCAGGAGCAGACAGGTGGCGACCAGCAATTTGTCGGCTATCGGATCGAGCATCTTGCCGATGTTGGAAGTCTGCTGCCAGGCGCGCGCGAAATAGCCGTCAAAGTAATCGGTGATCGAGGCGAGCAGGAAAATGACCAGCGCCGACCAGCGGGCGAAGTCGGACGACTTCAGATGTCCTTCGAGAAAAAAGCACAGCACGACCAGCGGCACCGCGACGATGCGGGCGTAGGTGAGGATGTTCGGCAGGTTGAACGCGCGTTGTGCCATATCGTCTCGGGAAATCTCCACCGCCAGAGGTACTCAAATCAGAAGCCAATGTAGGGGGTCAACAGCCGAGATTCGATTGGACAGGGAAAAATGGCGTGAAGCGCGTTGTGAGGTACCCCCTCGGGACATCCCTGCCCGACCGCCTCAGCTCTCATGAAAATGATTGTAGACCAGCTTCGCCACATGCTCGGAAATGCCGTCGACCTTGACCAGGTCCTCGACCGCGGCGCGGCTGACCGCCTTGGCGGTGCCGAAGGCGAGCAGCAGGGCGCGCTTGCGGCCGGGGCCGATACCGGCGATCTCGTCGAGCGGGCTTTTCACCATCTCCTTCTTGCGCCGCGCGCGATGCGAGCCGATGGCGAAGCGGTGCACCTCGTCGCGCAGGCGCTGGACGAAATAGAGCACCGGGTCGCGCACCGGCAACATGAAGCTTTCCCTGCCCTTGACGAAGAAGCGCTCGCGGCCGGCATCGCGGTCCGGGCCCTTGGCGATGCCGATGGCGACAACCCGATCCTCGACGCCGAGATCGGCAAGGATCTGGCGCACCGCCGTCATCTGGCCCTGGCCGCCATCGATCAGGATGACGTCGGGCCAGGCCGGAAAACCGCCATTGCCGGCGACCAGATCCTCGTCACCGGTTTCGTCCGCGGTTGCGCCAGGCTGCTCGTCGCCATGCTCCTTGAGCAGCCGCGAGAAACGCCGCTGCATCACCTCGCGCATCATGCCGAAATCGTCGCCCGGCGTGATCTCGGTCGAGCGGATGTTGAATTTCCGGTACTGGTTCTTCACGAACCCTTCCGGCCCGGCGACGACCATGGCGCCGACCGCATTGGTGCCCATGATGTGCGAGTTGTCGTAGACCTCGATGCGCACCGGCGGCTTTACCAGGCCGAAGGTCTCGGCGAATCCCTGCAGCAGCCGCGCCTGGGTCGAGGTCTCGGCCAGCCTGCGGCCGAGGGCCTCGCGGGCGTTCTGCAGCGCGTGATCGGTCAGGTCCTTCTTCTCGCCGCGCTGCGGCACCGAGATCGTAATCTTGCGGCCGGCATGGGTGGACAGCGCTTCCGCCAGCAGTTCCTGCTCCTGCGCGGTCTGCGACAGAAGCAGCGTGCGCGCCGGCAGCTTGTCGTCATAGAACTGCGCCAGGAACGAGCCCAGCACCTCAGCCGGCTCCAGCGCCGGATCGGCCTTGGGGAAATAGGCGCGGTTGCCCCAGTTCTGGCCGGTGCGGAAGAAGAACACCTGGATGCAGGTCTGGCCGCCCTCCTGATGGATGGCGAAGACGTCGGCCTCCTCCACCGTCTGCGGGTTGATGCCCTGATGCGCCTGCACATGGGAGAGCGCGGCCAGCCGGTCGCGGTAGATTGCGGCGCGCTCGAAATCGAGCTCTGCCGAAGCCTGCTGCATGGCGGCCGAGATTTCGGTCTTCACCTTCTGGCTGCGGCCGGAGAGGAAATCCTTGGCCTCCGCGACCAGCTCGGCATAGCCCTCATGCGAGATCTCGCCGGTGCAGGGACCGGCGCAGCGCTTGATCTGGTAGAGCAGGCAAGGCCGCGTGCGGTTCTCGTAGAAGGAGTTGGTGCAGCTTCTAAGCAGGAAGGCGCGCTGCAGCGAATTGATGGTGCGGCCAACCGCGCCGGCCGAGGCGAAGGGGCCGAAATAGTCGCCTTTTCGCGAGCGCGCGCCGCGATGCTTGTAGATGCCGGGCGAGACATGGTCGCCGGTGAGCAGGATATAAGGGAACGACTTGTCGTCCCGCATCAGCACGTTGAAGCGAGGCCTCAGCCGCTTGATGAGGTTCGCCTCGAGCAGCAGCGCCTCGATCTCGGTGCGGGTGACGACGAATTCCATTGTCGCCGTCTCGCGCACCATGCGGCCGATGCGGGCGGTGTGGAACCGCCCCTGCGCGTAGTTGGTGACGCGCTTCTTCAGGCTGCGCGCCTTGCCGACATAGAGCACGTCGCCGGCGGCGTTCATCATGCGATAGACGCCGGGCTGGTTGGGCAGCCGCTTGACGAAGGTCTGGATCACCTCGGCGCCGACCATGCCGTCGGCATCGCCGGCATGCGGCGTCCAGTCGATGGCCGTGAAGGCGACATCGGGGCCAGTCGGCAAAGCCTCGGGTTCGACGATCTCCTCAGCCGCCTCGTCCTCGACGTCGAGATCGACATCGGGGGGCAGGTCGTCGGCGGCGCCGTTGCGTCTGTGTTTTTGAACTGCGGGACTCATTCCACCATGCCTGTCACATCGGGCGTCTGCCACGCAAGATGCTGGCCGCCGTCGAGCGCGATCATCTGGCCGGTCACCGAGCGCGCCTGCCAGAGATAGCGAATCGTGGCGCCGAATTCAGGCAATTGCGGGCCGCGCTTCAGGATCAGGCCCTCGACCTGTTTGCCGAAATCGTCGTCGTCCTGGCGCTTGTTCTTCAGTGTCGGGCCGGGACCTATGGCGTTAACGCGAATGCGCGGCCCGAGCGCCTGCGCCAGCATCTCAGTCTGCGTCCACAGCGCCGATTTCGACAGCGCATAGGAGAAATAGCGCGGTGTAGGCCGCCAGACGCGCTGGTCGATCATGTTGACGATCAGCCCCTCCTCGCCTTGCGGCAGCGCGCGGGCGAAATTCTGCGCCAAGAGCGCGGGCGCCTTCAGGTGGATGGCGAAATGGCGGTCCCAGGCCTGCCAGTCGAAATCATCGACGCTGTCGTCGACGAACAGGGACGCGTTGTTGACCAGCAGCGTCACAGGCCCGAGCGCGGCTTGCGCGCGACCGATGAGACCACCCACCGCATCCATGTCGGTGAGGTCGGCGGCGACGACGGCGGCGCGGCCGCCCTCGCCCGTGATCTTCCCCGCCAGCGCCTCGGCCTCGGCGCCTGAACGGTTGGCATGGATGGCGACGGCGAAGCCATTGGCGGCCAGATCCTCGACGATCGCCTTGCCGATCCGTCTTGCTCCACCCGTCACCAGCGCGACGGCCGTGGCTTGTTTCATGGTGTCAATCCTCAATCGGCTTCACGATTCCGGGAAGCCGGCACAATATGACGGGCCAAGCGTTAAATGCCATTTCCACCTTGGGCAGGAATGTGGCGAAGCGGCCCGGATGCGCTTCCCCCCGCCGGATTCGGGAAGCCATTGCCGGCAATATATGTCGCTGCACCCCTTGAACCAAGCGATGTGCAGCGCAACATGATTAGCCTGCTGACATTCGCTGTTGCGAAGATGCAACGTCACCTTTCGGCCTCATTCGCGCCCGGGAATGACCCAAGTTCAGGTTCGCTTCAGCCGCATTTCAGCACGACATTCGGAACCGTTAAACGCCAGGCTCGTTTATCCCCCCGGACGGGCCGGGGCGTTTCATGAACAAGCAAGCCTAAGTGTCTTGTGGCTTAAGGAGTATATAATGAAGACCAATCTCAAATTCGCGCCGCTTGCCGCCGCGCTCGGGCTGTTCGCCTTTGCTGGTACCGCCTTTGCGGCCGACGTCGTTTCCGAAGAGCCGCCGGCTCCCGCCCCGGTTGCCGAGCTTCCGGTTGCTTCATGGGCCGGCCCCTATGCCGGTATCAGCCTCGGCTACGGCTTCAGCGGCCATGCCGATGCTCGTGACGCCGGCGTCAACGTGAAGACCAAGGGCTTCATCGGCGGCGTCTTCGGCGGCTACCAGTGGCAGCAGGACAACTTCGTCTACGGCGCTGAAGCCGATCTCGGCTACAACGGCGTCAAGGGCGACAGCGCCGGCATCAACGCCAAGGGCGGCCTCGAAGGGTCGCTGCGCGCTCGCCTCGGCTACGCCGTGACCCCAGAAATCCTGCTCTATGGCACCGGCGGTCTTGCCGCCAAGAACCAGAAGATCACGGATAGCGTCACCTCCACCGACGAGAGCAAGGGAATGCTCGGCTGGACGGCTGGTGTCGGTTCCGACATCAAGATCACCGACAATGTGTTCGGCCGTGTCGAGTACCGCTACACCGACTACGGCGACAAGGACTTCGGTGCCCTCGGCAACGTCAAGTCGAAGGACAACCGCGTCACCTTCGGCGTCGGTATGAAGTTCTAAGTCGTAGAAGCCACGACACGGAAAAGCCGGGCCTTGCGCCCGGCTTTTTTTGTTGGCCCGGCCGAAAGGCGTCAGGTGCCCGACCGACGCGCCGGCTGCCTCTGGAAACCATCATGGGTCGGGATCGACGGCAGCCGGTCCAGCCATTTCAAGCGCGATTGCATGAAGACCTGGGCGTCCGGCCGGTAGTCGCCCGGATCGGTCAAGGTGGCGGCGTGAACGTGGATCTCCGACGGCCATCTTGTCGAGCGGAAGTAAAGCCTGGTGCCACAGGACGGACAGAAGCCGCGAAACGTGTCCGTGCTGCTT
This region of Mesorhizobium sp. M2A.F.Ca.ET.046.03.2.1 genomic DNA includes:
- the moaD gene encoding molybdopterin converting factor subunit 1, which codes for MSTKLIYFAWVRERIGKPEEDVDLPSGIETVGDLLRWLKSRGEEYENALQYPDVIRVAINQEHVGHREKIAGAREIALFPPMTGG
- the pgsA gene encoding CDP-diacylglycerol--glycerol-3-phosphate 3-phosphatidyltransferase, which gives rise to MAQRAFNLPNILTYARIVAVPLVVLCFFLEGHLKSSDFARWSALVIFLLASITDYFDGYFARAWQQTSNIGKMLDPIADKLLVATCLLLLAADTDRHAGIAGWSLWAAIIILCREILVSGLREYLAALKVSVPVTQLAKWKTTIQMVAIAFLLVGPAGDKIFPLTTQIGLVLLWVAALVTLYTGYDYFRAGLKHIMDE
- the uvrC gene encoding excinuclease ABC subunit UvrC — its product is MSPAVQKHRRNGAADDLPPDVDLDVEDEAAEEIVEPEALPTGPDVAFTAIDWTPHAGDADGMVGAEVIQTFVKRLPNQPGVYRMMNAAGDVLYVGKARSLKKRVTNYAQGRFHTARIGRMVRETATMEFVVTRTEIEALLLEANLIKRLRPRFNVLMRDDKSFPYILLTGDHVSPGIYKHRGARSRKGDYFGPFASAGAVGRTINSLQRAFLLRSCTNSFYENRTRPCLLYQIKRCAGPCTGEISHEGYAELVAEAKDFLSGRSQKVKTEISAAMQQASAELDFERAAIYRDRLAALSHVQAHQGINPQTVEEADVFAIHQEGGQTCIQVFFFRTGQNWGNRAYFPKADPALEPAEVLGSFLAQFYDDKLPARTLLLSQTAQEQELLAEALSTHAGRKITISVPQRGEKKDLTDHALQNAREALGRRLAETSTQARLLQGFAETFGLVKPPVRIEVYDNSHIMGTNAVGAMVVAGPEGFVKNQYRKFNIRSTEITPGDDFGMMREVMQRRFSRLLKEHGDEQPGATADETGDEDLVAGNGGFPAWPDVILIDGGQGQMTAVRQILADLGVEDRVVAIGIAKGPDRDAGRERFFVKGRESFMLPVRDPVLYFVQRLRDEVHRFAIGSHRARRKKEMVKSPLDEIAGIGPGRKRALLLAFGTAKAVSRAAVEDLVKVDGISEHVAKLVYNHFHES
- a CDS encoding SDR family oxidoreductase; the protein is MKQATAVALVTGGARRIGKAIVEDLAANGFAVAIHANRSGAEAEALAGKITGEGGRAAVVAADLTDMDAVGGLIGRAQAALGPVTLLVNNASLFVDDSVDDFDWQAWDRHFAIHLKAPALLAQNFARALPQGEEGLIVNMIDQRVWRPTPRYFSYALSKSALWTQTEMLAQALGPRIRVNAIGPGPTLKNKRQDDDDFGKQVEGLILKRGPQLPEFGATIRYLWQARSVTGQMIALDGGQHLAWQTPDVTGMVE
- a CDS encoding outer membrane protein, translated to MKTNLKFAPLAAALGLFAFAGTAFAADVVSEEPPAPAPVAELPVASWAGPYAGISLGYGFSGHADARDAGVNVKTKGFIGGVFGGYQWQQDNFVYGAEADLGYNGVKGDSAGINAKGGLEGSLRARLGYAVTPEILLYGTGGLAAKNQKITDSVTSTDESKGMLGWTAGVGSDIKITDNVFGRVEYRYTDYGDKDFGALGNVKSKDNRVTFGVGMKF
- a CDS encoding GFA family protein — its product is MAKGEAMALNGHCMCGAVTWRYSGDIIRNLVCHCADCQRATSSPFTAFLGLRPDELSWAGDIRHYESSTDTFRGFCPSCGTRLYFRSTRWPSEIHVHAATLTDPGDYRPDAQVFMQSRLKWLDRLPSIPTHDGFQRQPARRSGT